From Longimicrobiaceae bacterium:
GCGTCTTCCAGAAGCCGAAGGGCACTTCGGGGAGGGGGAAGAACTCGTCCGCCATCTCCTGGAGCAGGTGCGGCTTCTCCCACGCGCCGTCGCTGAGGGCGAGGCGGCGGACCTTCTTCGCCAGGTCCAGGTTCACCTCGCCGATGGGGTCGAGCGAGGCGGCGATGGCATCTCCCCGCCGGGCCAGGTAGTCGATCACGTAGTCGAACGAGCGCTCGGCGTACGCCTCGATGGTCTCCTCGCTCAGCGTCCAGCGCGAGTTCTCCAGGATGGTGCCGAAGATCGACTGCCAGCGGTCGTTGTCCTGGAAGCGGATCATCCCCCGGAAGATGCGGCGGTTGGTGTGGAACGAGAAGAGGGTGCCGCTGAGCACGCGGTCGAACAGCGCGTCGGCTGCGGAGTGGTCGTGGTCCATCACCACCGCGCGGGCCAGCGAGGTGTACTTCTCGCCGAGCTGCACGTCCATCCGGTGCTCCCAGTACGAGTGCCCCAGCGCCTTG
This genomic window contains:
- a CDS encoding zinc dependent phospholipase C family protein yields the protein MGKRAPLALGVAVLLVFLLPHPAWAWGPATHVYLGTGVLSSLQLLPVAVRQLLMSYPYEFLYGSVAADISLAKKYVPVGRHCHHWHVGEEIHGQAESDRLRAVGLGYLAHLAADTVAHNFYVPRQLLLTSSTKALGHSYWEHRMDVQLGEKYTSLARAVVMDHDHSAADALFDRVLSGTLFSFHTNRRIFRGMIRFQDNDRWQSIFGTILENSRWTLSEETIEAYAERSFDYVIDYLARRGDAIAASLDPIGEVNLDLAKKVRRLALSDGAWEKPHLLQEMADEFFPLPEVPFGFWKTRGTDRTH